A single region of the Raphanus sativus cultivar WK10039 chromosome 1, ASM80110v3, whole genome shotgun sequence genome encodes:
- the LOC108806129 gene encoding prefoldin subunit 4 has protein sequence MQQQGKSSGSEMEVTWQDQQNINTFSRFNNRFHELEDEIKFAKEKCDNLEDAGNELILADEEMVRFQIGEVFAHVPKDEVETRIEEMKEATCKTLEKLEQEKESLVSQMAELKKVLYAKFKDSINLEED, from the exons ATGCAGCAGCAA GGAAAGAGTAGTGGATCTGAGATGGAGGTGACTTGGCAGGACCAGCAGAACATTAATACCTTCAGCCGCTTCAACAATCGATTCCATGAACTCGAAGACGAAATCAAATTCGCCAAG GAAAAGTGTGATAATCTGGAGGACGCAGGGAACGAGCTGATCCTTGCTGATGAGGAGATGGTGCGGTTTCAGATCGGAGAAGTCTTTGCTCATGTGCCCAAGGATGAGGTGGAAACAAGGATTGAAGAGATGAAAGAGGCCACCTGCAAAACCCTTGAGAAGCTCGAGCAAGAGAAGGAATCCCTCGTCTCACAAATGGCTGAGCTTAAGAAGGTGTTGTATGCTAAGTTCAAGGATTCTATCAACCTTGAAGAAGATTGA
- the LOC108806090 gene encoding PRA1 family protein E, producing the protein MNQKPPPPPYGYGGGPSSSSPSNTTIGTLSARAKQTTQSVIATLRPWRMLLDLSAVSLPRKYDEAMANLRQNLSYFRANYALAVLGIVFLGLVYHPISMAAFIVVFVAWILLYFSRDGSDPIVVSGREVDDRIVLGLLSVVTVLALVYTDVGENVLVSLIVGLLMVGAHAAVRNTGDLFIDEESARQGGLVSAGSVNRGTGSYTPI; encoded by the coding sequence ATGAATCAAAagcctcctcctccgccgtacGGTTACGGTGGAGGACCTTCTTCATCCTCCCCTTCCAACACAACCATCGGGACGTTAAGTGCACGCGCCAAGCAGACAACGCAATCGGTGATCGCCACGCTCCGTCCATGGCGAATGCTTCTGGATCTGTCCGCGGTCTCTCTCCCTCGCAAATACGACGAGGCCATGGCGAACCTGAGGCAGAACCTCTCTTACTTCCGCGCGAACTACGCGCTCGCCGTCCTCGGGATCGTTTTCCTCGGCCTCGTGTACCACCCGATCTCTATGGCCGCGTTTATCGTCGTCTTCGTCGCGTGGATCCTCCTCTACTTCTCCCGCGACGGCAGCGATCCGATCGTGGTATCTGGGAGAGAAGTCGATGACCGGATTGTCCTGGGTTTACTTAGCGTGGTGACGGTTTTGGCGTTGGTTTACACAGATGTAGGCGAGAACGTTCTGGTTTCGCTCATCGTTGGTTTGCTCATGGTCGGTGCTCATGCCGCTGTTCGTAATACCGGTGATTTGTTTATTGATGAAGAATCTGCTCGCCAAGGTGGTCTGGTCTCTGCCGGTTCAGTAAACCGGGGAACGGGAAGTTATACCCCAATTTGA
- the LOC108806081 gene encoding uncharacterized protein LOC108806081, with protein MANLVPGVLLKLLQHMNTDVKIAGEHRSSLLQVISIVPALAGGELFPNQGFYLKVSDSSHATYVSLPDEHDDLILSDKLQLGQFIHVDRVESSSPVPILRGVRPVPGRHPCLGTPEDIVAADALGFLSDDNKKKVKSVTSEVERGVGNNNNNNNSRVSVSSSSKDESSKKALVRAKSGKTSLVLDVKKEALGKVKTSFSSSGGSKSIPSSPTSCYSLPTSFAKFANGVKQHQQQHVKPKAALEKGSPRMMGSLSERGRSPLRVESPSVVGKKLPMIKSFVQGIEFGAKALRKSWEGNLDIRGSDSSRLKVAKRDSTPDSRSLTGPRKSTSSEKLPSKQERANVFAKSSKEQSKTQSTKKVETAGVVDTKDKTSKPKSTSVGKKSTGENGLPGNLVKVPVNSKRLASATVQWGSLPSSLSRLGQEVLRHRDAAQVVAIEAMQEASASESLLQCLIMYNDLMSTAKEDDPLPVVEQFLKLHSGLKNAQITTDSLSKLISSTSSPENEENKSEEAVKVAAEKQKLAASWVQAALVTNLSAFSVYTNKPTKSTASKSKPVIILETPGNNPTGKPRGSVQTRPTVGSKLVAQGMIRKHRENSSSQKANTVAAAAGSESPPLNWVKGNGLNEATDLAEKLQTVSQDWFLGFVERFLDADVVETSSNLSDNGQIAGMLSQLKSVNDWLDEIGSKEDEEGLQEVSKETIDRLRKKIYEYLLTHVESAAAALGGGGSVSSPRPKPIETKSKR; from the exons ATGGCGAATCTAGTCCCCGGCGTCCTCCTCAAGCTCCTCCAGCACATGAACACCGACGTCAAAATCGCCGGAGAGCACAGGTCATCCCTCCTACAAGTAATCAGCATCGTCCCGGCGCTAGCCGGAGGCGAGCTGTTCCCGAACCAGGGCTTCTACCTCAAAGTCTCCGACTCCTCCCACGCCACCTACGTCTCTCTCCCCGACGAGCACGACGATCTGATCCTGAGCGATAAGCTCCAGTTAGGTCAGTTCATCCACGTGGACAGAGTCGAATCCTCTTCCCCCGTACCGATCCTCCGCGGCGTTAGGCCTGTCCCCGGTAGGCATCCTTGTCTCGGCACTCCCGAGGATATCGTGGCTGCGGATGCGTTAGGGTTCCTTAGTGATGATAACAAGAAGAAGGTTAAGTCGGTTACTAGTGAGGTTGAGAGAGGAGTAgggaataataataataataataatagtagagTGAGTGTTAGTAGTAGCTCTAAGGATGAGTCTTCTAAGAAGGCTTTGGTACGAGCCAAGTCTGGTAAGACGAGTTTGGTTTTGGATGTGAAGAAGGAAGCGTTGGGGAAGGTGAAGACTTCTTTTTCCTCTTCCGGGGGTTCGAAGTCGATACCTTCTTCGCCAACTAGTTGTTATTCTTTGCCTACTTCTTTTGCCAAGTTTGCGAATGGGGTTAAGCAGCATCAGCAGCAGCATGTGAAGCCGAAGGCGGCTTTGGAGAAAGGCTCTCCGAGGATGATGGGGTCGTTGTCGGAGAGAGGGAGGTCTCCGCTTAGAGTGGAGAGTCCGAGCGTTGTTGGGAAGAAGCTTCCCATGATTAAGAGTTTCGTGCAGGGGATTGAGTTTGGTGCTAAGGCGTTGAGGAAAAGCTGGGAAGGGAATTTGGATATTAGGGGTTCTGATAGTTCGAGATTGAAGGTTGCTAAACGTGATTCGACCCCTGATTCTCGGAGTTTAACT GGTCCGAGGAAAAGCACATCTAGTGAGAAGCTGCCAAGCAAACAGGAGAGGGCTAACGTATTTGCAAAATCATCCAAGGAGCAGAGTAAAACCCAGTCAACTAAGAAGGTCGAGACAGCAGGAGTGGTGGACACCAAGGATAAAACGAGTAAACCTAAATCTACATCCGTAGGAAAGAAATCTACTGGTGAGAATGGGTTGCCTGGGAATTTGGTCAAGGTCCCTGTTAATAGTAAAAGATTAGCATCTGCCACTGTCCAATGGGGTTCACTCCCCTCATCTCTTTCAAGGCTAGGACAG GAAGTCTTGAGGCATAGAGATGCTGCTCAAGTTGTTGCAATAGAAGCCATGCAAGAAGCATCTGCTTCCGAGAGCTTACTTCAATGCCTCAT TATGTACAACGATCTTATGTCAACGGCTAAGGAAGATGATCCATTGCCTGTCGTTGAGCAGTTCTTGAAACTCCACTCCGGTCTGAAGAACGCTCAAATAACAACCGATTCATTGTCCAAATTAATTTCTTCAACATCCTCCCCAGAAAATGAAGAGAACAAATCTGAGGAAGCTGTAAAAGTGGCTGCAGAAAAGCAGAAACTAGCAGCCTCTTGGGTCCAAGCTGCGTTAGTCACTAACTTATCAGCCTTCTCTGTCTACACCAACAAACCAACCAAATCTACTGCATCCAAGAGCAAACCCGTGATCATACTCGAGACCCCCGGCAATAATCCCACCGGGAAACCACGTGGAAGCGTCCAAACCCGGCCAACGGTTGGATCTAAACTCGTGGCGCAAGGCATGATACGTAAACACAGAGAAAACAGTAGCAGCCAAAAGGCCAACACggtagcagcagcagcaggaTCAGAATCTCCACCGCTAAACTGGGTGAAAGGGAACGGTCTGAACGAGGCAACCGATCTAGCGGAGAAGTTGCAAACGGTATCTCAAGATTGGTTTTTGGGTTTCGTGGAGAGATTCTTGGACGCAGACGTTGTGGAGACGTCTTCGAACCTGTCTGATAACGGACAGATAGCTGGGATGCTGTCTCAGCTGAAGAGTGTGAATGACTGGTTAGACGAGATTGGTtcaaaagaagatgaagaagggtTACAAGAAGTCTCAAAGGAAACAATAGATAGATTACGTAAGAAGATATACGAGTATCTTCTCACGCATGTGGAGTCAGCAGCTGCAGCGCTTGGTGGTGGCGGCTCCGTCTCTTCTCCTAGACCCAAACCAATCGAAACCAAATCAAAGAGATGA
- the LOC108856427 gene encoding uncharacterized protein LOC108856427 isoform X1, giving the protein MKIPIVVVVVMLVCYSFFASISGDATIHTNNWAVLVCTSRFWFNYRHMANTLSLYRTVKRLGIPDERIILMLADDMACNSRNQYPAQVFNNENHHINLYGDNVEVDYRGYEVTVENFLRVLTGRHENAVPRSKRLLSDEGSHILLYMTGHGGDEFLKFQDAEELQSHDLADAVKQMKEKRRFKELMIMVDTCQAATLFNQLQSPGVLTIGSSLKGENSYSHHLDSDIGVSVVDRFTYYTLAFFERLNIYDNASLNSLFRSYDPRQLMSTAYYRTDLYQPHLSEVPVTNFFGSVMETIHTDSAYHAFSSRISNSKIKSDTPFIPVSSEQDVKEDLQNTNSQNEELKTEKQKCPYSNMRADLHEKLKKIENVDTVVNLSIAVMILVVMVSSSLL; this is encoded by the exons atgaagattcCTATAGTCGTAGTCGTAGTAATGCTTGTATGCTACTCGTTCTTCGCCTCTATTTCCGGAGACGCGACTATTCACACGAACAATTGGGCTGTCTT GGTCTGCACCTCTCGATTCTG GTTTAACTACCGGCACATGGCCAATACACTCTCCCTCTACAG GACAGTCAAGAGACTCGGAATACCTGATGAAAGGATCATCCTCATGCTAGCTGATGATATGGCCTGTAATTCTAGAAATCAATATCCTGCTCAAGTTTTCAACAACGAGAACCACCACATTAACCTCTACGGTGATAACGTCGAG GTGGATTATCGTGGCTACGAGGTGACGGTTGAGAATTTCTTGCGGGTTTTGACTGGGCGTCATGAGAATGCTGTTCCTAGGTCCAAGCGTCTCCTCAGCGATGAGGGTAGTCATATTCTACTCTACATGACTGGCCACGGAGGTGATGAGTTCCTCAAGTTTCAAGATGCTGAAGAACTCCAGAGCCACGATTTAGCTGATGCTGTCAAACAGATGAAAGAGAAGCGTAG ATTTAAGGAGCTGATGATAATGGTTGATACTTGCCAAGCTGCCACCCTCTTTAACCAG CTTCAATCTCCTGGTGTTTTGACCATTGGTAGCAGTCTTAAAGGAGAGAACTCATACTCTCATCACCTGGACTCAGAT ATTGGTGTATCTGTTGTAGACCGGTTTACTTATTACACTCTTGCCTTCTTTGAGAGGCTCAATATCTATGACAATGCATCACTTAACAG TTTGTTTAGGTCCTATGATCCAAGACAGCTAATGTCTACTGCTTACTACCGCACTGATCTTTACCAGCCACATCTGTCGGAG GTACCGGTCACAAACTTCTTCGGTTCAGTTATGGAGACGATTCATACTGATTCAGCTTACCATGCCTTCTCGAGTAGAATCTCCAATAGCAAGATCAAATCCGATACGCCATTCATTCCGGTTTCGTCGGAGCAAGATGTCAAAGAAGATCTTCAGAATACAAACAGCCAAAACGAGGAGTTGAAAACTGAG AAGCAAAAATGTCCATATTCAAACATGCGGGCAGACCTCCACGAGAAACTGAAGAAGATTGAAAATGTGGATACCGTGGTTAACCTCAGCATAGCGGTGATGATTCTCGTTGTAATGGTGTCATCATCTTTGTTATGA
- the LOC108856427 gene encoding uncharacterized protein LOC108856427 isoform X2: MLADDMACNSRNQYPAQVFNNENHHINLYGDNVEVDYRGYEVTVENFLRVLTGRHENAVPRSKRLLSDEGSHILLYMTGHGGDEFLKFQDAEELQSHDLADAVKQMKEKRRFKELMIMVDTCQAATLFNQLQSPGVLTIGSSLKGENSYSHHLDSDIGVSVVDRFTYYTLAFFERLNIYDNASLNSLFRSYDPRQLMSTAYYRTDLYQPHLSEVPVTNFFGSVMETIHTDSAYHAFSSRISNSKIKSDTPFIPVSSEQDVKEDLQNTNSQNEELKTEKQKCPYSNMRADLHEKLKKIENVDTVVNLSIAVMILVVMVSSSLL; the protein is encoded by the exons ATGCTAGCTGATGATATGGCCTGTAATTCTAGAAATCAATATCCTGCTCAAGTTTTCAACAACGAGAACCACCACATTAACCTCTACGGTGATAACGTCGAG GTGGATTATCGTGGCTACGAGGTGACGGTTGAGAATTTCTTGCGGGTTTTGACTGGGCGTCATGAGAATGCTGTTCCTAGGTCCAAGCGTCTCCTCAGCGATGAGGGTAGTCATATTCTACTCTACATGACTGGCCACGGAGGTGATGAGTTCCTCAAGTTTCAAGATGCTGAAGAACTCCAGAGCCACGATTTAGCTGATGCTGTCAAACAGATGAAAGAGAAGCGTAG ATTTAAGGAGCTGATGATAATGGTTGATACTTGCCAAGCTGCCACCCTCTTTAACCAG CTTCAATCTCCTGGTGTTTTGACCATTGGTAGCAGTCTTAAAGGAGAGAACTCATACTCTCATCACCTGGACTCAGAT ATTGGTGTATCTGTTGTAGACCGGTTTACTTATTACACTCTTGCCTTCTTTGAGAGGCTCAATATCTATGACAATGCATCACTTAACAG TTTGTTTAGGTCCTATGATCCAAGACAGCTAATGTCTACTGCTTACTACCGCACTGATCTTTACCAGCCACATCTGTCGGAG GTACCGGTCACAAACTTCTTCGGTTCAGTTATGGAGACGATTCATACTGATTCAGCTTACCATGCCTTCTCGAGTAGAATCTCCAATAGCAAGATCAAATCCGATACGCCATTCATTCCGGTTTCGTCGGAGCAAGATGTCAAAGAAGATCTTCAGAATACAAACAGCCAAAACGAGGAGTTGAAAACTGAG AAGCAAAAATGTCCATATTCAAACATGCGGGCAGACCTCCACGAGAAACTGAAGAAGATTGAAAATGTGGATACCGTGGTTAACCTCAGCATAGCGGTGATGATTCTCGTTGTAATGGTGTCATCATCTTTGTTATGA